A genomic segment from Nicotiana tabacum cultivar K326 chromosome 7, ASM71507v2, whole genome shotgun sequence encodes:
- the LOC107797580 gene encoding transcription factor MUTE-like — protein sequence MSHIAVERNRRRQMNEHLKVLRSLTPCFYIKRGDQASIIAGVIEFIKELHLVLQSLEAKKRRKSLSPSPGPSPRPFLQLSPTPESPFSQNDPNNNNLFKELGACCNSPVADVEAKISGSNVILRTISKRIPGQVVKIINVLEKLSFEILHLNISSMQDTVLYSFVIKIGLECQLSVEELAVEVQKSFSSDVVCISEI from the exons ATGTCTCATATAGCAGTAGAGAGAAACAGGAGAAGACAAATGAATGAACATCTCAAGGTTTTGCGTTCCTTAACCCCTTGTTTCTACATCAAAAGG GGGGATCAAGCATCAATAATAGCAGGAGTAATTGAATTCATCAAAGAATTACACCTAGTTCTACAATCTCTGGAGGCGAAAAAGCGACGAAAGAGTTTAAGCCCTAGCCCTGGTCCTAGTCCAAGGCCATTTTTGCAACTCAGTCCCACACCTGAAAGTCCATTTAGTCAAAATGATCCTAATAATAATAACTTATTCAAGGAACTTGGAGCATGTTGTAATTCTCCAGTGGCTGATGTTGAAGCAAAGATATCAGGATCCAATGTCATATTGAGAACCATTTCTAAGAGGATTCCAGGTCAAGTTGTGAAGATAATTAATGTGTTAGAGAAACTCTCCTTTGAGATTCTTCATCTCAACATCAGCAGCATGCAGGATACTGTTCTATACTCCTTTGTTATCAAG ATAGGACTGGAGTGCCAACTGAGTGTGGAAGAGCTAGCAGTGGAAGTTCAGAAAAGCTTTTCATCTGATGTTGTTTGTATCAGCGAAATTTAG